A stretch of the Thiomicrospira pelophila DSM 1534 genome encodes the following:
- the xseA gene encoding exodeoxyribonuclease VII large subunit, producing the protein MLYLDVPYPDKDLAKQQGAGWDPLKRKWYLPDPDQVDLSLFSQWLDSSNQSDLSGQNAIVDSQTASLDLSFDSVTLSSEEETEANSVSLSQLLNQVQTKLKGAFPKALWVRAEIANINERRGHIYLELSENNDQGQTLASCRAMIWASNASRLLSRFEQVTGSALQDGQKVLIQVGINFHEKFGFSLVVEDLDPKFTLGEIEANLIAIRKELIKQGIYQSNKQIPFPADLFRIAVISPPNAAGLGDFRAEADALEYYNLCEFVYFHSSFQGEAAVSEMLSALDAFSGIHQKNPFDALVIIRGGGAKLDLNPLNQLELAKAITTQPLPVLTGIGHERDNTILDEVACLRFDTPSKVVAGIWHRIENSAKQATQNWQQIERLSQQQLQTTQAQLQQLKQQIDYSQNRNLTHWKTQLEPLYTQIKHTSQQWVSSERASLDYQLRHIISQAQQPISRSKQQIESNQQLIEQNAKRAISFFRQQLKQTMGFILSSGPQSQLKRGFAMAKTQQGAPISSAAQAQSLSQFRVEFQDGSVQVQPLKS; encoded by the coding sequence ATGCTATACCTTGATGTGCCTTATCCCGACAAAGATTTAGCCAAGCAGCAAGGGGCTGGCTGGGATCCACTTAAACGCAAATGGTATTTGCCGGACCCTGATCAAGTGGATTTAAGTTTGTTTTCACAATGGCTTGATTCTTCAAACCAATCAGATTTGAGTGGTCAAAATGCCATTGTTGATTCGCAAACGGCTTCGCTGGATTTGAGTTTTGATTCGGTTACTCTGTCTTCAGAGGAAGAAACCGAAGCTAACAGTGTCAGCTTGTCGCAATTGTTAAATCAAGTGCAGACCAAGCTAAAAGGCGCGTTTCCAAAAGCTTTATGGGTGAGGGCGGAGATTGCGAATATTAATGAGCGACGTGGCCATATTTATTTAGAACTCAGTGAAAATAACGACCAAGGTCAAACCTTAGCGTCGTGTCGCGCCATGATTTGGGCATCAAATGCCAGTCGCTTATTAAGCCGATTTGAGCAGGTGACCGGCAGTGCTTTGCAAGACGGGCAAAAGGTCTTAATTCAGGTCGGGATTAACTTCCATGAGAAATTCGGCTTTTCATTAGTGGTGGAAGACCTTGATCCAAAATTTACCTTGGGTGAGATTGAAGCAAATTTAATTGCTATTCGTAAGGAATTGATAAAACAAGGAATTTATCAGTCTAATAAACAAATTCCATTTCCGGCTGATTTGTTTAGAATCGCGGTGATTTCACCACCAAATGCGGCTGGATTGGGTGATTTTCGTGCCGAAGCGGATGCGCTTGAATACTATAATTTATGTGAGTTTGTTTATTTTCATAGCAGCTTTCAAGGCGAAGCGGCCGTGAGCGAAATGCTCAGTGCGCTGGATGCCTTTAGCGGCATTCATCAAAAAAACCCGTTCGATGCCTTGGTTATTATTCGTGGTGGTGGTGCTAAGTTGGATCTAAACCCTTTAAATCAATTGGAGTTAGCCAAAGCAATTACAACCCAACCTTTACCAGTTTTAACCGGCATAGGACATGAGCGAGATAACACTATATTAGACGAAGTCGCCTGCCTAAGATTTGACACACCCAGTAAAGTGGTTGCCGGTATTTGGCATCGAATTGAAAACAGCGCAAAACAAGCGACGCAAAATTGGCAACAAATTGAACGCCTGAGTCAGCAGCAATTGCAGACAACGCAAGCTCAGTTACAGCAACTCAAACAACAAATTGACTATTCACAAAATCGTAACTTGACGCATTGGAAAACCCAGCTGGAACCCTTATATACTCAAATTAAACACACTAGTCAGCAATGGGTTAGTAGTGAACGAGCAAGTTTAGATTATCAATTGCGACACATTATAAGCCAAGCTCAGCAACCGATTAGCCGGTCAAAACAACAGATAGAGAGCAACCAACAGCTAATTGAGCAGAATGCTAAAAGGGCGATTAGCTTCTTTCGCCAACAGCTTAAACAAACTATGGGGTTTATTTTGAGTTCAGGACCACAGTCGCAGCTTAAACGCGGTTTTGCTATGGCTAAAACGCAACAGGGTGCGCCGATATCAAGTGCAGCTCAAGCTCAATCTCTAAGCCAATTTAGAGTTGAGTTTCAGGATGGATCGGTTCAAGTACAACCACTAAAGAGTTAA
- a CDS encoding DUF2062 domain-containing protein: MRSIRLGILKGIRAIKYSRWLNEKFPGLKNRDLWRGDRNTFAKAGFVGVFCAFIPMPLQMPLAAIFSYYAKANIPLAVALAWITNPLTMWPIWSFGYIVGARLLDRPTVRNIEVTDGVGVWGWMIEVLPQIWIPLWFGNIFTGTLLGTVLYLAIRFMRLPRIQWRKAKPKQSKPNTK, encoded by the coding sequence ATGCGCTCGATTAGATTAGGTATCTTAAAAGGCATTCGCGCAATCAAATACAGCCGTTGGTTAAATGAAAAATTTCCGGGACTAAAAAACCGCGATCTCTGGCGTGGCGACCGCAATACTTTTGCCAAAGCCGGTTTTGTCGGCGTATTTTGCGCCTTTATTCCCATGCCTTTGCAAATGCCGCTCGCGGCGATTTTTTCCTACTACGCAAAAGCCAACATTCCGTTGGCGGTCGCCCTCGCTTGGATCACCAATCCGCTCACCATGTGGCCAATTTGGAGTTTTGGATATATTGTGGGGGCTCGCCTATTAGATAGGCCGACAGTTCGAAATATTGAAGTCACGGATGGGGTCGGTGTTTGGGGTTGGATGATCGAAGTATTGCCGCAAATCTGGATACCCCTTTGGTTCGGCAATATTTTTACCGGCACACTATTGGGTACTGTCTTATATTTAGCGATTCGCTTTATGCGCTTGCCGCGTATTCAATGGCGAAAAGCCAAGCCAAAACAATCTAAACCGAACACCAAATAG
- the dusA gene encoding tRNA dihydrouridine(20/20a) synthase DusA, protein MSSNISPHRFAVAPMMDWTDRHCRVFHRKLSHQAWLYSEMVTTGAIIYGKNLPRFLGHDEQDAPVVLQLGGSEPADLAHCAKLGEEWGYNSINLNVGCPSDRVQNNLIGACLMAHPKLVADSVAAMKSAVSIPVTVKCRVGIDDQEDLDTLLSFIGGLVEAQVDGVIIHARKAWLQGLSPKQNRDVPPLNYDWVHEVKKAFPALEVMINGGIATPQAGLVHLESYSQLPAVDGVMLGRAVYEQPYLLAEVDALYYGDEHAIKTRETVLESMYPYIEAHLSSGGRVNHVSRHMMGLFHGQPGGRLWRRHLSENAFKPGVGIEVLQQAYALVQQATERRMESQDAIP, encoded by the coding sequence ATGTCTTCAAATATCAGCCCGCATCGATTTGCCGTTGCTCCCATGATGGACTGGACCGATCGTCACTGTCGTGTTTTTCATCGTAAACTCAGTCACCAGGCCTGGTTGTATTCCGAAATGGTAACGACTGGTGCGATTATTTATGGCAAAAATCTACCGCGTTTTTTAGGTCACGATGAGCAGGATGCCCCTGTTGTATTGCAGCTAGGCGGCAGTGAACCGGCTGACTTAGCGCATTGTGCTAAGTTAGGTGAAGAGTGGGGCTATAACTCGATTAATTTAAACGTAGGTTGCCCGAGTGATCGAGTGCAAAACAACCTAATTGGCGCGTGCTTAATGGCACACCCTAAGTTAGTCGCCGACTCTGTGGCCGCAATGAAATCAGCTGTGTCCATTCCAGTGACGGTCAAATGTCGTGTTGGAATTGATGACCAAGAAGACCTAGACACCTTATTATCCTTCATCGGAGGCCTGGTCGAAGCGCAGGTGGATGGGGTGATTATTCATGCACGCAAGGCTTGGCTACAAGGTTTATCCCCCAAGCAAAACCGAGACGTGCCTCCGCTAAATTATGATTGGGTACATGAAGTAAAAAAAGCCTTCCCGGCGCTCGAAGTCATGATAAATGGTGGGATTGCCACTCCGCAAGCAGGCCTGGTGCATCTTGAATCCTACAGTCAGTTACCAGCTGTTGACGGGGTGATGTTGGGGCGCGCGGTGTATGAACAACCTTATTTATTGGCCGAGGTGGACGCGTTATATTATGGCGATGAGCATGCCATCAAGACGCGAGAAACAGTACTAGAGAGTATGTATCCTTATATAGAAGCGCATCTTTCGTCTGGCGGTCGTGTCAACCATGTTAGCCGACATATGATGGGATTATTTCACGGTCAACCGGGTGGACGCTTATGGCGTCGGCACTTATCAGAAAATGCCTTTAAACCGGGCGTGGGAATAGAAGTATTGCAGCAAGCTTATGCTTTGGTTCAACAAGCGACTGAGCGACGTATGGAGTCTCAAGATGCTATACCTTGA
- the xseB gene encoding exodeoxyribonuclease VII small subunit, with translation MTAKVQTKASTKAESFKQNYARLQEIAEQLTHAEEVDIDQLVPMVDDASHAYQVCKSRLDAVEAALNKRLDKDSKE, from the coding sequence ATGACGGCTAAAGTTCAAACCAAAGCGTCTACAAAAGCGGAAAGCTTTAAACAAAATTATGCGCGTTTACAAGAGATTGCCGAGCAATTAACCCATGCGGAAGAGGTTGATATTGACCAATTAGTACCGATGGTTGATGATGCCAGTCATGCCTATCAGGTGTGCAAATCACGTTTAGACGCGGTTGAAGCGGCCTTAAATAAGCGTTTAGATAAAGATAGCAAAGAATAA
- a CDS encoding dioxygenase: MMNRQPIEQVQQAAQQKWQHQAEFKEYMSAVNPPMPKIDVIDFPHSLHKDGATRIIPFDLKAQLQTSYDATTPNLMANFIRISDGTSIRTDAKATSQMFYVIRGKGRTQMQHGTIEWNEGDLFTLPAVPDALHSATADSALYWVHDAPLLNYLGVQPTEQRFEPVLYTKQRLHEELARVRAQGEGRNRTGILLSNPNFPLTMTLTHTLWSLYNVLPKKVVQKPHRHNSIAIDYCVSAGENTYTMIGKELDENGQIVDPIRANWVAGSVFITPPGWWHSHHNESDEDAIVLPIQDAGLIMNMQILDFQFVK, translated from the coding sequence ATGATGAATAGACAACCTATCGAACAAGTTCAGCAAGCAGCCCAACAAAAATGGCAACATCAGGCTGAGTTTAAAGAGTATATGTCAGCTGTAAATCCGCCGATGCCAAAAATTGATGTGATTGATTTTCCGCACAGTTTGCATAAAGATGGCGCGACACGCATTATTCCGTTCGATCTAAAGGCGCAGCTGCAAACCAGCTATGATGCGACCACACCCAACTTGATGGCGAATTTTATACGTATTAGCGACGGCACCAGTATTCGCACCGATGCCAAAGCTACCTCGCAAATGTTTTATGTGATTCGAGGCAAAGGGCGTACTCAAATGCAACATGGCACAATTGAGTGGAACGAAGGTGACTTGTTTACATTACCGGCTGTGCCTGATGCTTTACACAGCGCAACAGCCGATTCTGCGCTTTATTGGGTACACGATGCACCGTTATTAAACTACTTGGGCGTACAGCCGACTGAGCAACGTTTTGAGCCAGTACTTTATACCAAACAACGCCTACATGAAGAATTAGCCAGAGTTCGAGCACAAGGCGAAGGTCGGAATCGCACCGGTATTTTGTTATCTAACCCGAACTTTCCATTAACCATGACTTTAACGCACACGCTTTGGTCTTTATATAATGTTTTGCCGAAAAAAGTCGTTCAGAAGCCGCATCGTCATAATTCCATCGCGATCGACTATTGTGTATCAGCGGGTGAAAACACCTACACAATGATTGGTAAAGAATTGGATGAGAACGGCCAAATAGTGGATCCGATCCGTGCCAACTGGGTTGCTGGATCGGTGTTTATTACGCCTCCAGGCTGGTGGCACTCACACCACAACGAGTCGGATGAAGATGCGATTGTGTTGCCTATTCAAGATGCCGGCTTAATTATGAATATGCAGATCCTTGATTTTCAGTTTGTTAAATAA
- a CDS encoding RelA/SpoT family protein: MTPELDLAQRLFPKRNPDQFSTELLQACKLALESQYLPERRLISSLEAMDVLLSLNLDDDTYIATLISDLNLEPLYTIADFETKFGKNTAKLVEGIRRLNNFKEFDVNAHGDEIQTERLRQMLLAMTSDIRIMVVKLGYRVARLRHLKVEDESTRRLIAEETQLIFAPLANRLGMAQLKWELEDLSFRYLHPDTYKAIAKQLADKRTERENYIHDLTVTLKSLLDNEDLIAEVSGRPKHIYSIWKKMSKKQVDLDELYDLRALRIYVQNVSDCYRALSLVHSKWNFIRDEFDDYIATPKENGYQSIHTVIIGPQGKTVEIQIRTYDMHQHAEHGIAAHWKYKEGGKGHDVNLEASINSMRQLLENRSDSEVFNEISMELQSQNIYVLTPSNQIITLPQDATPLDFAYAIHTDLGHSCRGAKLNGKIIPLTYALKTGDRVEILSIKHGEPNRNWLNPNLGYIKTSRARTRIKNWFNKRNKDANIESGEQLFQREIKRLNARQITAKTIAEHFHLEAEKDFFEALGKGQLNERQLLNAIQKRIQPNLKAKQALPPQPASLPTEEIQPFVVGAPNLRTQLAPCCEPKPGDQITGFVTRGRGITIHRVDCANILNLSDSDKQRLIDVRWSNQSDQQHIFMMTLHILAFDRKGLLRDVMAKLTEFDVNLVRSDTQTDRQERTVDMQMELEISESTDLGQLLDQLEALPNIEEVSIEQHEVTDALD; this comes from the coding sequence ATGACGCCTGAACTCGACTTAGCTCAACGTTTGTTTCCCAAGCGTAATCCCGATCAGTTTTCGACTGAGTTATTACAAGCCTGTAAATTGGCATTGGAATCGCAATATCTACCCGAACGTCGTTTAATATCGAGCTTAGAAGCCATGGATGTGTTGCTCAGCTTAAATCTTGACGACGACACATACATTGCGACCTTAATCAGCGACCTGAATTTAGAGCCGCTTTACACCATTGCCGACTTTGAGACCAAGTTTGGAAAAAATACCGCCAAACTGGTTGAAGGCATTCGTCGCTTAAACAATTTTAAAGAGTTTGATGTGAATGCCCATGGCGACGAAATTCAAACCGAGCGTTTGCGTCAAATGCTGCTCGCTATGACCTCCGACATTCGTATTATGGTGGTCAAACTGGGTTATCGCGTGGCCCGCTTGCGACACTTAAAAGTAGAAGATGAAAGCACACGCCGCTTAATTGCCGAAGAAACCCAGCTGATTTTTGCCCCACTCGCCAACCGCTTGGGGATGGCTCAACTTAAATGGGAACTGGAAGATTTATCTTTTCGTTACCTCCATCCCGATACCTATAAAGCCATTGCCAAGCAACTCGCCGATAAACGCACCGAGCGTGAAAACTACATTCACGATTTAACCGTTACGCTGAAATCGTTACTAGATAACGAAGATTTGATCGCCGAAGTTTCCGGTCGCCCCAAACATATTTATAGTATCTGGAAAAAGATGTCGAAAAAGCAGGTGGATTTGGACGAACTCTATGATCTGCGCGCATTGCGTATTTATGTGCAAAACGTGTCCGACTGTTATCGGGCTTTAAGCTTGGTTCACAGTAAATGGAATTTCATTCGTGATGAATTTGATGACTACATTGCCACCCCAAAAGAAAATGGCTATCAGTCGATTCATACCGTCATTATTGGCCCGCAAGGCAAAACGGTTGAAATTCAAATCCGGACTTACGACATGCATCAACATGCCGAACACGGTATTGCTGCGCATTGGAAATATAAAGAAGGCGGCAAAGGCCATGATGTAAACCTAGAGGCTAGTATTAACAGCATGCGCCAACTGCTTGAAAACCGGTCAGATTCCGAAGTTTTCAACGAAATTAGTATGGAACTGCAAAGCCAAAACATTTATGTATTAACGCCCAGCAATCAGATCATCACTCTACCGCAAGACGCGACGCCGCTCGACTTTGCTTATGCCATCCATACCGATTTAGGTCACAGCTGTCGAGGCGCTAAGTTAAACGGCAAAATTATTCCATTAACCTATGCGTTAAAAACCGGCGACCGAGTAGAAATCTTATCCATTAAGCACGGCGAACCCAATCGAAACTGGCTCAACCCAAACTTGGGTTACATCAAAACCAGCCGTGCTCGTACTCGTATTAAAAACTGGTTTAATAAACGCAACAAAGACGCCAATATTGAATCTGGCGAACAATTATTTCAACGTGAAATTAAACGCTTAAATGCCCGCCAAATCACGGCAAAAACCATCGCTGAACACTTTCACCTAGAGGCCGAAAAAGACTTCTTTGAAGCTTTGGGAAAAGGCCAATTAAATGAACGTCAGCTTTTAAATGCAATTCAAAAGCGTATTCAACCTAATTTAAAAGCCAAACAGGCTTTACCACCTCAACCCGCTAGCCTTCCAACCGAAGAAATTCAGCCGTTTGTAGTCGGCGCACCCAATTTACGTACACAACTTGCGCCCTGCTGTGAACCCAAACCAGGCGATCAAATTACGGGGTTTGTCACACGTGGACGTGGCATCACGATTCACCGTGTGGATTGCGCGAACATATTGAATTTATCTGATAGTGATAAACAGCGTTTAATTGATGTGCGCTGGAGCAATCAATCCGACCAGCAACATATCTTTATGATGACCTTGCATATTTTAGCTTTTGATCGCAAAGGCTTATTGCGCGATGTAATGGCTAAGTTAACGGAGTTTGATGTCAACTTAGTTCGTTCAGATACTCAAACCGATCGTCAGGAACGCACAGTAGATATGCAAATGGAACTCGAAATTAGTGAATCGACCGACTTAGGTCAGCTACTGGATCAATTAGAAGCCCTGCCAAATATTGAAGAAGTCAGTATTGAGCAGCATGAGGTGACGGATGCGCTCGATTAG
- the rlmA gene encoding 23S rRNA (guanine(745)-N(1))-methyltransferase has protein sequence MYRCPLCQHPLEQDGQQWRCDLGHSFDIAKQGYVNLLPVQNKRSKSPGDNADMMRARRDFLNAGFYQPLSDQLNQLFMDHLGTIPTPQILDLGCGEGYYSARLQAALRQQTASQVWGLDISKDAIRYAAKRDKHIQFCVASAYDLPFPDQSFDGLMRIYAPSLASEIFRVTRPGGWLITVQPAANHLIQLKQAIYSQPLAHDETPESVQGFALINQHKLSYDMTLDTETDRLNLLNMTPFGWKLNPEQKQNLSQSLVKVKADFLINVQQKTNN, from the coding sequence ATGTATCGTTGCCCACTTTGTCAACACCCGCTTGAGCAAGATGGGCAACAATGGCGCTGTGATTTAGGTCACAGCTTTGACATTGCCAAACAAGGCTATGTTAACCTCCTGCCCGTTCAAAACAAACGTTCAAAATCCCCTGGCGACAATGCCGATATGATGCGAGCCCGTCGAGATTTTCTCAATGCCGGCTTTTATCAGCCATTATCTGACCAACTAAACCAGTTGTTTATGGATCACCTTGGCACCATTCCAACACCACAAATTTTGGATTTAGGCTGTGGCGAAGGCTATTATAGTGCCCGACTTCAAGCCGCCCTGCGTCAACAAACAGCGTCCCAAGTCTGGGGATTAGACATATCCAAAGATGCGATTCGTTATGCGGCGAAACGAGACAAACACATTCAATTTTGTGTCGCGAGTGCCTATGATTTACCTTTTCCCGACCAATCCTTTGATGGTTTAATGCGAATTTACGCACCCTCTTTAGCCTCAGAAATTTTCCGTGTTACCAGGCCTGGTGGTTGGTTAATCACCGTACAGCCCGCAGCCAATCATTTAATCCAATTAAAACAAGCCATTTATAGTCAGCCGTTAGCGCATGATGAAACCCCTGAGTCGGTTCAAGGCTTTGCACTGATCAATCAGCATAAACTTAGCTACGACATGACACTTGATACCGAAACCGACCGTCTGAACTTGCTTAACATGACGCCATTTGGTTGGAAGCTTAATCCTGAGCAAAAACAAAACCTATCGCAATCACTGGTTAAAGTGAAAGCGGACTTCTTAATTAACGTTCAGCAAAAAACCAATAATTAA
- the pgl gene encoding 6-phosphogluconolactonase has product MSDLPEGWLLFDEAESLAQQAVKLIIKTAEQAIAQRGAFHLVTAGGTTPNRCYELLREQKHQAWSKWFIYMGDERVLPLDDPERNSSALHQAWLSSVPIPADNIKIIPVELGLERAVALYNQTLASVGPFDLVMLGMGEDGHTASLFPGHDNLLESADVIGVNNSPKPPSERVSLSYQRLANTHVMLKLISGVGKHAAVTAWLNQQPLPINQLASDQQTWVYIDQAAYLGA; this is encoded by the coding sequence ATGAGTGATTTACCCGAGGGTTGGTTGTTATTTGATGAGGCCGAAAGTCTGGCTCAACAGGCGGTTAAGTTGATTATAAAAACCGCAGAGCAGGCGATTGCGCAAAGAGGCGCGTTTCATCTGGTCACGGCAGGTGGCACCACACCTAATCGTTGCTACGAGTTGTTACGCGAACAAAAGCACCAGGCCTGGTCGAAATGGTTTATTTATATGGGTGATGAGCGTGTATTGCCGCTGGATGATCCAGAGCGTAACAGCTCGGCTTTGCACCAGGCCTGGTTGTCGTCCGTGCCTATCCCGGCTGATAATATTAAGATCATTCCTGTCGAACTTGGACTGGAGCGTGCTGTTGCCTTATATAATCAAACCTTAGCATCGGTAGGGCCGTTTGATTTGGTAATGTTGGGCATGGGAGAAGACGGTCATACCGCAAGTCTGTTTCCTGGTCACGATAATTTGCTGGAAAGTGCCGATGTGATCGGAGTCAATAACTCACCTAAACCACCTTCAGAAAGAGTGAGTTTAAGTTATCAACGTTTAGCTAATACGCACGTGATGCTTAAACTCATTAGCGGTGTTGGCAAGCATGCAGCAGTGACAGCTTGGTTAAATCAGCAGCCTTTACCCATTAATCAATTAGCATCGGATCAACAAACCTGGGTATATATTGATCAAGCAGCTTATTTAGGAGCTTAG
- a CDS encoding RNA polymerase factor sigma-54, which translates to MAMMPGLQINIGQQLKLTPQLQQSIKILQYSALEVQQTIQATLETNFMLEVEDELIDEFDSSDESRDKDAPEDSDSDSPLSTDSDLKALDINDDVNHADDAYSADYTWDDLYSDRQTTPSSSQTSSSQDSDDYTAPENYTAEQVSLHSHLNWQADIYAWPSDSFATIASFLIDEINDEGYLHAPLESVLNSIQQNEPSLKVSLKDLEAVLEIVQQFEPSGVGARSVQECLLLQLKSMPKTPYFVTAKQLIEEHFDWLSYHDHKRIKKVYGLDDAQLDELLRSIQSLNPRPGREFSVTQADIVVPDLRLFRSRQGWVVELNADAFPRLTVNSTYIDLASKLTDSEQARKIKEQLLEARGLIKSVQSRGETLLRVGRYIVEKQHRFFEEGEQAMQPLVLREVAEVLELHESTISRATNQKYIQTPRGTFELKYFFSTGVSQYGSDDQSAIAIKAHIKELISQEEAKKPLSDNKLMELLEEKDISVARRTIAKYREALGIPSSSERKKLHRFR; encoded by the coding sequence ATGGCAATGATGCCAGGTTTACAAATAAATATTGGCCAACAACTTAAATTGACGCCACAGTTGCAACAGTCAATTAAGATATTACAGTATTCCGCTCTGGAGGTTCAGCAGACGATTCAAGCGACGCTTGAAACCAACTTTATGCTTGAGGTTGAAGATGAGTTGATCGATGAGTTTGATAGCTCAGATGAATCGCGTGATAAAGACGCGCCTGAAGATTCTGATTCTGATAGCCCATTGTCCACAGATAGCGACTTAAAAGCCCTGGATATTAATGATGATGTCAACCATGCTGACGATGCCTACAGTGCTGATTACACCTGGGATGACCTGTATAGTGATCGCCAAACCACCCCTTCCTCATCTCAAACCAGCAGTTCACAAGACTCTGATGATTACACCGCACCGGAAAATTACACCGCCGAACAAGTTAGCTTACATAGTCACCTAAATTGGCAAGCCGATATTTATGCTTGGCCATCCGATAGCTTCGCCACTATCGCTTCGTTCTTAATTGATGAAATCAATGACGAAGGTTATCTCCATGCACCACTTGAATCTGTACTCAACTCAATCCAACAAAATGAGCCTTCATTAAAAGTAAGTCTCAAAGATCTAGAAGCCGTGTTAGAAATTGTTCAGCAATTCGAACCTTCAGGCGTCGGTGCTCGTTCAGTACAAGAGTGTTTACTTTTGCAACTCAAATCTATGCCGAAAACGCCCTACTTTGTTACCGCTAAGCAATTGATAGAAGAGCACTTTGATTGGTTGTCCTACCACGATCATAAGCGTATTAAGAAAGTGTACGGGCTAGATGATGCTCAACTTGATGAATTGCTTCGTAGTATCCAGTCACTCAATCCGCGTCCGGGCCGAGAGTTTTCGGTTACCCAGGCCGATATTGTCGTGCCGGATTTACGTTTGTTTCGTTCACGCCAAGGTTGGGTGGTTGAGTTGAATGCGGATGCTTTTCCTCGATTAACCGTAAACTCCACTTATATCGATTTAGCCAGTAAATTAACCGATAGTGAACAAGCACGAAAAATCAAAGAGCAATTACTTGAAGCGCGTGGTTTGATTAAAAGCGTGCAGAGCCGTGGAGAAACCCTATTGCGGGTTGGACGTTATATTGTAGAAAAACAACACCGTTTTTTTGAAGAAGGTGAGCAAGCCATGCAGCCTTTAGTGTTACGTGAGGTAGCTGAAGTTCTAGAGTTGCATGAGTCGACCATTTCACGCGCCACCAATCAAAAATATATTCAAACACCGCGCGGTACCTTTGAGCTAAAATATTTCTTTTCAACTGGCGTTAGCCAATATGGCAGTGACGATCAATCGGCGATTGCGATTAAAGCGCATATCAAGGAGTTAATATCTCAAGAAGAGGCCAAAAAGCCTTTAAGCGATAATAAATTAATGGAATTATTGGAAGAAAAGGATATTAGTGTCGCTCGCCGAACGATTGCTAAATATCGTGAGGCTTTAGGCATCCCCTCCTCTAGCGAACGCAAAAAACTGCATCGCTTTCGCTAA
- the arsC gene encoding arsenate reductase (glutaredoxin) (This arsenate reductase requires both glutathione and glutaredoxin to convert arsenate to arsenite, after which the efflux transporter formed by ArsA and ArsB can extrude the arsenite from the cell, providing resistance.): MTAKQARIYHNPMCSKSRGALTLLHANGYEVEEIRYLETPPNTEELDRLCQLLNCQVTDIIRTNEVLFQAMGLNVNDERDHQAWLEILSNHPKLIQRPIVVIGERAVIARPSETVTQLFS, translated from the coding sequence ATGACAGCCAAACAAGCCCGCATTTACCACAACCCTATGTGCTCAAAAAGTCGAGGAGCTTTAACCTTATTGCACGCCAATGGTTATGAAGTTGAAGAAATACGTTATTTAGAAACACCGCCAAATACTGAAGAACTTGATCGGTTATGCCAATTATTAAACTGTCAGGTGACGGATATTATTCGGACAAATGAAGTTCTATTTCAAGCCATGGGTTTAAATGTAAACGACGAACGTGACCACCAGGCCTGGTTAGAGATTTTAAGTAATCATCCAAAGCTGATTCAAAGACCAATTGTGGTGATTGGTGAGCGAGCCGTTATTGCTAGACCATCGGAAACGGTGACTCAGTTATTTTCTTAA
- a CDS encoding peptidylprolyl isomerase — protein MAQRASARHLLVETEQQCLDLKKQIEDGADFADIAKQHSSCPSAAQGGELGEFGPGMMVPEFDKVVFSAPVNTVQGPVQTQFGYHLLEVTSRTE, from the coding sequence ATGGCACAGCGCGCATCAGCTCGTCACCTATTGGTTGAAACCGAACAACAATGTTTAGACTTAAAAAAGCAAATTGAAGACGGCGCCGACTTTGCCGACATCGCCAAGCAACACTCAAGCTGCCCATCGGCCGCTCAAGGTGGAGAGCTAGGTGAATTTGGCCCAGGTATGATGGTTCCTGAATTCGACAAGGTCGTATTTAGTGCGCCGGTTAATACGGTACAAGGCCCAGTTCAAACTCAGTTTGGCTATCACTTGCTAGAAGTCACCAGCCGTACAGAATAA